The following is a genomic window from Streptomyces lincolnensis.
TGAAGATCGAGTTGGCGTACGGCTGGAACGGCAGGTACGACCAGTCGCTCGCCACGTTCGCCGCGGACTCGGCGAAGATCTTGTTGGCCTCCTGGCCGCCGAAGTACTCGAACTTCTTGCTCTGGAACGCGGGGGACTCCAGCTCCGCCTTGGTGGCGGGGAAGGCGCCTTCCGACACGCGGGTGGCGACACCGTCACCGGAGTTGGCGTACTCGACGAACGCGTAGGCCAGTTCCTTGTTCTTGCCCAGCGTGGGCAGCGTCAGCGAGCTGCCGCCGTTCTCCGCGCTGGCCTTGTCGCCCTTGGTCCAGGCCGGCATCGGGGCCGCGCGCCAGTCGCCCGAGGCGTTCGGCACACCGGTGGTGAAGTTGGCGGGCATCCAGGCGCCGGTGGTCAGCGTGGCGAGGGAGCCGTCACCCAGGCCCTTGTACCAGTCGTCGGTCCAGCCGGTGATCGGGGCGACCAGCTTCTCGTCGATCATCTTCTGCCACACGGCCTCGAACTTCTTGGCGCCGGCGTCGTCGAAGTTGATGGAGACCTTGGTGCCGTCGACCTTGTAGGGGCGCGAACCGGCCTGCCACAGCATGGAGGTGGTGAAGCCCGCGTCGCCCTCGTCGTTGGCGATGTACACCTTGGGGTCGGCCTTGTGCAGCTTGCGGGCCGCCTCCAGGTACTCGTCCCAGGTGGTCGGGACGGCGACCTTGTACTTGTCGAAGACCTTCTTGTTGTAGAACATCGCCATCGGACCGGAGTCCATCGGCAGGCCGTAGACCTTGTCACCGTCGCTGACGGCGTTCCACGGACCCGGCGTGTACTTCGAGGCGAGCTTCTCGGCGCCGTACGGGGCCAGGTCCGACAGGCCCTTGGTGAGGGAGTACTGACCGAGCGCGAAGTACTCGACCTGCGCGACGTCGGGCACGCCCTTGCCCGCGGAGATGGCGTTCGACAGCGCGGTGTAGTGCTTGTCGCCCGACCGCTCGCTGACGAGGTTGATCTTGACCTTGGGGTACTTCTTCTGGAAGTCGGCGGCGACCGTCTTCAGCGTGGGCTCCCAGGCCCACACGTTGACCGTGCCGCCCTTCTTGAGGGCCGCCTGGATGTCCGCGGCGGAGACCTGCTTCTGCTCGGAGCTGTCGTCGTCCGAGCTGCCGCAGGCGGTGGCGCCGAGGGCGAGGGCGGAGACGAGGGCGAGGCCCCGCAGGAGGCGGCTCGTTGTTCTGCGCATGGAGGTGCTTCCACTTCGTCGTGGGTGGGACAGGTGAGGGTGGGGGTGGTACGGGTGGTGCTCAATCGTGGGGTCTGCGGGCGTCATTCCTTGACGCTTCCTGCGGCGAGTCCGGACTGCCAGTACTTCTGGAGGAGCAGGAATACGGCGATCAGCGGCACGATGGTCAGGAGCGAACCGGTGATCACCAGGTTGAAGATCACGTCACCGCCGATCGTCTGCGCCTGGGAGCTCCAGGAGCTGAGCCCCAGGGTCAGGGGATACCAGTCCGGGTCCTTCAGCATGATCAGCGGCAGGAAGTAGTTGTTCCAGGTGGCGACCGTGGTGAACAGCAGCACCGTCACGATGCCCGGGGCCAGCAGCGGCAGAGAGACCTGGAAGAAGGTCCGCACCTCGCCGGCGCCGTCCATCCGCGCCGCCTCCAGCAGCTCGGTCGGGATCGCCTCGGCCGCGAACACCCACATCAGATACAGGCCGAACGGCGAGACCAGCGACGGGATGATCACCGCCCAGGGCGTGTCGGTCAGCCCCATCTTGCTGAACATCAGGAAGGTCGGCACCGCCAGGGCCGTACCCGGCACGGCCACCGCGCCGATCACCACGGCGAAGATCGCGCGCTTGCCGGGGAAGGAGAACTTCGCGAGCGCGTACCCGCCCAGCACCGCCAGCAGCGTGGCACCGCCCGCGCCGAGCACCACGTACAGCAGGGTGTTCAGCAGCCAGCGGCCGAAGATGCCGTCGTGGTAGGTGAAGGTGTCCCGGATGTTGTCCCAGAACGCGAAGTCGTTGGCGAACCACAGACCGTTGGAGTCGGCCAGGCCCGCCTGGGTCTTCGTGGAGTTGATGAGCAGCCAGATCAGCGGGACGACCGTGTAGAGCACCATCAGGGCCATCAGCGCGGTCAGCAGCTTGCTGCGCTTGGGCCTGCCCGGTGAGTACTTGCGCGGTGTCCGCAGGCGGGGGGCGCTCTTGGCGGGAGCGGGGGTGGCGACAGAAGAAGTGGTCATCGGGTCACGCTCCCTTGCGCATGCCGCGCAACTGCACGGCATAGGCGACCACCATCGTGATCACGCCCATGATGATGGCGACGGTCGCGGAGTAGTTGTGCTGCTGACCGTTGAAGGACAGCGAGTACGTGTAGAAGTTCGGCGTGTAGTCGGTGGTGATGGAGTTCAGGGCCAGCGGACGCAGGATGCTCGGCTCGTTGAAGAGCTGGAAGCTGCCGATGATCGAGAAGATCGTCGCGATCACGATCGCCCCCCGGATGGCGGGAAGCTTGATCGAGGTGATCACCCGCAGCTGACCGGCGCCGTCGATCTCGGCCGCCTCGTACAGCGAGGTCGGGACGACGCGCAGCGCCGAGTAGAAGATCAGCATGTTGTACCCGACGAACTCCCAGGTCACGATGTTGCCGATGGAGGCCAGCACCCAGTCGGGGGAGAGCAGGTTGGGCAGCGTCGTGCCGAACGCGGAGTTGATGTCACCGACCAGGCCGTACTTCGTGCCGTACATGAAGCCCCACATCAGGGTGGCGACCACCGCGGGTACCGCGTACGGCAGGAAGATCGTGATCCGGAAGAAGCTCTTGCCGTACAGCCGCCCGCTGTCCAGGGCCAGCGCCACAAGCAGGGCGATGCCCAGCATGATCGGCACCTGGATCACCAGGAACAGTCCGACGCGGCCCACGGAGTCCCAGAACTGCTCGTCCTTGAACGCCTGCGTGTAGTTGTCCAGGCCGACGAACTGGTTGCCGCCGATGAGCTGGTTGCGGTACAGGCTCAGGTAGACCGAATACACGATCGGAGCCAGGAAGACCAGAGCGAAGACGGCCACGAAGGGACCGATGAACCCCCACCCCGTCCAGGAGCGCCGGTCCTTTCGCGCCGGGGGTGGTGCCGACCGCGGCTGGGCGGCCGCCGGCGGTTGCAGCGTCGTCATTGTCGTTCCTCGCTCGTCCACGTCCTGGAACCGGTGGTGCGGATCCGGACGCCCGTCGCGGGTCCAGCGCCACCGCGATGTTTACGCAAACATCAGCCCTTCCGGAAAGGGCGCAAGCTGTTATGTTTACGTAAACATCCGATGGCGGCATGTCTACACTGCCCCGTCGGCGGGGGTCAAGGGTCCTCCGGGGAAACAGTGATGTGAGCAGCGGTGAGAGGTGGCTGACGGCGAGTGGAGACGGTGGGAAGAACGCCGACGAACCCGTCGGGTGACGGGCCGAAACGCGTCCGCGGCCGGCTCAGGCGCGGTGGGCGGGCCAGTGCCTCCATGGCGGATGTGGCCCGGCTGGCGGGCGTGTCGTCGCAGACGGTGTCCCGGGTCTCCAACGGTTACGCCGGTGTGAACGAGGAGACCCGCCGCCAGGTCCTCGCGGCCATGAAGGAACTCGGCTACCGGCCCAACAGCGCGGCCCGCGCCCTCAAGCGCGGCGAGTTCCGCACCATAGGCGTGATCACCTTCACTCTGTCGACCACCGGCAATGTGCGCACCCTGGAGGCGATCGCCACCTCCGCGGCGGCCGAGGGGTACGCGGTGACGCTGCTGCCCGTCGCCATGCCGACCCAGGACGAGGTGCGGGGCGCGTTCTCCCGGCTGGAGGAGCTCGCGGTCGACGCGGTGATCGTCATCATGGAGGTCCACCTCCTCGACGCCGCGACCGTCACCCTGCCGCCGCACGTCCAGGTCGTGGTGGTCGACTCCGACGCAGGCGACCGCTACACGGTCGTGGACACCGACCAGCACAGCGGCAGCCGCATCGCCGTGCGCCACCTGCTCGACCTGGGACACCGGACCGTCTGGCATCTGGGCGGCCCCGAAGGCTCCTTCGCCGCCCAGCGACGCTCCGACGCCTGGCGCTTCGCCCTGGAGGAGGCCGGCCGTACCGTGCCGCCCCTCGTGCGCGGCGACTGGTCGGCCGAGTCCGGCTACCGGGTCGGCCTCGAACTCGCCGCCCAGCAGGAGTGCACCGCCGTCTTCGCGGCCAACGACCAGATGGCTCTCGGCCTGCTGCGCGCCCTCCACGAACGCGGCAGACGCGTGCCCGAGGACGTCAGCGTCATCGGCTTCGACGACATCCCCGAAGCCAGCTCCTTCCTGCCCCCGCTCACCACGCTCCACCAGGACTTCGCCGAGGTGGGACGGCTCTGCGTCCAGGCCGTGCTGCGCAAGATGCGCCAGGTCGGGCCGGAGCGGGGGACGACGTTGGTGCCGACTCGGCTGGTGGAACGCGCGAGTACGGCGGGACCGCCGGATGGGGGTGGCGGGGGAGGGTGACGGGGGTGGCCGGGGGCGGGACTGCGACCGGGGGGTTCGGGTTCGACGGGTCCGCGGCCACCGGGTCAGGGCTCGACGGGCCGTCCGGGAGGCGGGGCGGTTCGTATCGGACGTGCGCTCACCGTGCTCACCGGGTCTGGGTCCATCGGGTCCGCGGGGACCGGCCGCTCGGGGCAGGTGAACAGGTGGCGGGCTTCCCCGCGCCGCTGTAGCGGTAGCTGACGGTGACGGGCGGCGGCTGTCCTGACGGTCGGTCCGCTCTACCGAGTCGGCCTCGCCCTACCGGGTCGGACCTGCTCCACCGGTGGCGTCTCGTCTACGGGTCGGCTCGCGCCGTAGAGACAGACCCCGGGCAGCCGCTCGCCCCGGCCGCGGCACCGGCCGACGGCCAAGCTGGGGCACTTCTACCGGGTCGCGCCCGGCGACGCCGACAGCTCGGGAGCGGAGCCGGCCCGGCGGAGTCACGTGATGTGGCCCAGGCCACGTCGGTGACGAGACGGGGGGCATGTCGGAGTGATCGGGGGGCGGGTTACCGTTGCGGGCATCTCTCTGTCCTCACCGGAAACAGTTCGGACGGCCCCGGAAGTGCTCGCAGAACTCTCCCCGCTCATCGCCGCGACCTCCCAGTGGCTGACCTGTGCCTACCCGTCGGGCGGCGGCGCGCTCGCCTCCGCTCTGTGTGAGGTGCAGGCACGGCAGGCCGTGACGGTGGCCGCCTGGTTGCGGTATCCCACGCCGATGGACGCCGCGCTGGTCCACATGGCCGGCCCCGGCGGTGCCACCCGGCTGGACTGGCTCACGGGGGGCACGGACGGGGCCGAGACACAGGATCCGGACGAACGCGCCTGGCGGACCTGGGTCGACGAGGTAGTGGCGAGCTGGGCGGCCTGTCTGCTCACCGATCCCGACCTGGCCGACCGGGCGGTGGGCGCGATCGCCGAGGGCGGCCCCACCGCCGCTTCGGTCGCCGAGTTCCGACGTCTGACCGCGCCCGACGACACCGACCGCCGGGCGGCCGCCCTGCTGCGCCACCCGGACCTTCTCGCCCCGGTGGCCGATCTGCACCGGGACCAGCTGGTGGAACGGCTGCGGCCGGGGCGGGCGCTCATCGCCTGACGGCGGTGCCCCCCAAGTCGGCGCAGCAGGGGCTCAGCCGTGCTTGCCGCGTCCGGTCAGCGCGTCACGCAGCCGGTCGACCAGGCCCGCGCCCGGGGCCAGCAGCTTGTTGGCCGGGGGCGTGTCCGGAGCGGAGGGGTGCGGCCTGGTCGGGGCCACCTTCTTGGCCATGCGGACCTTGTCGCCCAGGTCGTTCAGCGCGTCCGCCGGGCAGGCCACCCGCAGTTGGGGGAAGAGGTTCTCCTCCTCGTCGGCGATGTGGGAGCGGATCTCGCTCATGAGCATGGTGACGAGCCGGTCGAACTCGGGGTCACCCGCCTCACAGCCCTCCAGATCCTTCATGATCCGCTCGGCCTTGGAGTGGTCCTCGATCTCCCGGTCCGCCATGGTGTTCCCGTTGACCAGGTGCTCCCGCACCGCGGGGTACAGGTAGGCCTCCTCGGCCACCGAGTGGCGCACCAGTTCCATGGTGGCCTGGTCGGCGTAGACCTTGCGGTCTTTGTCACCCGACGGCAGAGACTCGATCCGGCCGAAGATCTCCTCGACCTCCCGGTGATCGGTCACCAGCTCGTCGATGACGTCTCCTCCGTGTCCCATGCCCTTCACCTCCAGCCAGTCAGCGGCGGCTCCGGTCGGAACCGCCGACGCCCGAGTGCCCAGGCGGGGGCGTCGTACGCCTGGTCACAGACTTGTCAGTACCTGTGGGGACAGTTCCTTTACCAGGGGCGTACCTCGGGCCACGGCCGACGAAAGCCGTCCCGGTGGGTGTGGGCCGGGCCGATCGCTGGAACCCGTGCGGGACACGGACGTACGACCTCCGGGGAGGCCACGTGAGCGACGCCGTAGACGGAACGGCCGTGGACGAACTGTCCGCACGGGTACGCAAGGAGGTGGCCCGTCGGGCGGAGCTGCTGTGGGAGGTCGCGCGGGAACTGCACGCCGACCCGGAGTACGCCTTCGAGGAACACCGGGCCGCCGCGCTGCTGGGCGCGGAGCTCCAGCGCGAGGGATTCGCGGTGGAGCGGGGCGTGGCCGGACTGCCCACGGCCTTCGTCGCCCGGGCGGGCGCCCGCAGCCGCCCGTCCGTCGCGCTGCTGCTGGAGTACGACGCCCTGCCCGGCCTCGGGCACGCCTGCGGCCACAATCTGATCGCCGCCGCCGGACTCGGCGCCGCCCTTGTCGCGCGGGCCGTCCTGGACGAGGACGACGGCACGGTCATGGCGGTGGGCACGCCCGCCGAGGAGGGCGGCGGAGGCAAGGTGGCCGAGGTCGACGCCGGAGTGTTCGACGACGTCGACGCCGCGCTGATGTTCCATCCGGGGGTGTACAGCTGGCAGTGGGCCCCGCTGACCGCGCAGGCCCAGTACCGGGTCGGCTTCCATGGCCGCGCCGCCCACCCCACCGGCAACCCCACCGAGGGCATCGACGCCCTCGCGGCGCTGATCCAGCTGTTCAACACCCTCGCCGTGATCGGACGGCGGCTGCCGGAGGGCTCGCACGTCCAGGGCATCGTCACGGACGGCGGCCGGGCGACGAACATCGTCCCCGAGTACGCGGAGGGCCTCTTCGGCCTGCGCGCCGCGACGACCACGGCGCTGGAGGACCTCGCGGGGGAACTGCTCACCTGCGCGCACGGCGTGGCCCGGGCGACCGGAACGACGGCCTCGGTGGTCCGCGCCACGCTCCGCTACGAGCACTTCCGCGACAGCACGGTCCTCTCCGGGCGGTTCGCCCGGCACCTGGAACGGGCGGGCCTCACCATGACACCGCCCGCACCGGGCGTGTACCTGGGCTCCTCCGACATCGGGAACGTCAGCGGGCGGGTGCCTGCCATCCACCCCTTCGTCGCGATCATGGGTCCGGACGGTTCCGACCACACACCCGAGTTCGCCGCCGCGGCCGCCTCCGAGCGTGGCCGTCAGGTCCTGCTGGCGGCCACGGAGGCGCTGGCCTGCACGGCCCTGGACGTGCTGCTGCGCCCGGAGGTACGGGAGCGGGCGTGGATCGACCACGCGACGGGGCTCAGCCTCGGATGAAGCGGCCCGGATGATGCGGGATGACGGGACGAGGTGGTGCGCCTCCGTCAGGACGTGTGCAACTGGTACACGTTGAACGCCCGCCGGATCACCGGCTGGGCCACGTTCCGCACGCGTACGCCCCCGGCGGTCATCCCGTGCTCCGTGCCCGCGTGGGCGTGTCCGTGGACGGACAGGTCGGCGCCCGCGGTGTCGATCGCCTCGGCGAGCAGATAGCTGCCGAGGAACGGGTAGATCTCCGGCGGCTCGCCGGCGAGGGTGTCGGCGACGGGGGAGAAGTGGGTGAGGGCCACCCGCACCTCGCAGTCCTGTTTCCCCAGTTCCTCCAGGGCGGACCGCAGACCGTCCGCGCTGCGCCGGGTGTAGCGCACGAACTCCTTCATCAGCGGTTCGCCGAACTCCCCGGCGCTGCGTCCGACGAACCCGCCGCCGAAGCCCTTGGTCCCGGCGACGCCGACCCGGGTGCCGCCGCATTCCAGGACCGTTCCCTCGCCCTCCAGGACCGTCACGCCGGCCTCCTGGAGGATGCCGGTGACCTTCTCGGGCTGTTCGTCGTGGTGGTCGTGGTTGCCGAGCACGGCGACGACGGGTACCGGCAGCCCCCGTACCTCCTGGGCGACGACGCGGGCCTCCTCCGGGGTGCCGTGCCGGGTGAGGTCCCCGGCCAGGAGCAGCAGGTCGGCGCAGTCGGGCAGCGTGTCGAAGGCGGGCCGCAGCAGCCCCTGGCTGTCGGGCCCCATGTGGATGTCCCCCACGGCGGCGACGCGGATCACGACAGCTCCTCAGCGTGATCGGGGGAGGCGTTCTCCGCCACCACCACGTCCGTGTGCACGGCCAGTCCGGCCAGCGCCTCGTCGACGGTCCGCAGCAGGGTCTCCCGGCACTGTGCGGAGGGCACCGTGCCGCTGACCACGACCGCTCCGGCCCGGATCTCCGCCCGCACGCCCAGTTCGCCGAGTTCCTCGGCGGCGAGGCGGTCGCGCAGATGGGCGACGCGGTACTCGACGTTCTCCTCGGGGCGGGCGGTCCCGCCGGTGCCCGCGTGCTCCGCGGCGGGCTCGGTCATGGCTGTCCCTCCTTCGGGCGCCGCTGCCTGTCCGGGCCGGGCGGAATGACCTCCAGCCGTTCCAGGAAGTAGAAGAAGGCGTCCGGCATCGGCGCGTCGCCGCAGGCGCGGCGCACCTCCTCCCAGTCGACCCGTTCCCGCAGGGTGCGGGCGATCGGCAGGACCGCCCCGAAGTCGCAGTGATGCTCGGAGAACGCGGCCATCAGGCTGTGCACCAGGTCGGTGGGGGCCAGGACCGGCATGAAGACCGAGTCGACGGACAGTTCCTGGGCCCGCGCCAGCAGTTCCGTCGTGACCGGCTGGTGCGCCAGCTCGAAGATGAGGTCGACCTGCTGGCCG
Proteins encoded in this region:
- a CDS encoding BON domain-containing protein, with translation MTEPAAEHAGTGGTARPEENVEYRVAHLRDRLAAEELGELGVRAEIRAGAVVVSGTVPSAQCRETLLRTVDEALAGLAVHTDVVVAENASPDHAEELS
- a CDS encoding carbohydrate ABC transporter permease → MTTLQPPAAAQPRSAPPPARKDRRSWTGWGFIGPFVAVFALVFLAPIVYSVYLSLYRNQLIGGNQFVGLDNYTQAFKDEQFWDSVGRVGLFLVIQVPIMLGIALLVALALDSGRLYGKSFFRITIFLPYAVPAVVATLMWGFMYGTKYGLVGDINSAFGTTLPNLLSPDWVLASIGNIVTWEFVGYNMLIFYSALRVVPTSLYEAAEIDGAGQLRVITSIKLPAIRGAIVIATIFSIIGSFQLFNEPSILRPLALNSITTDYTPNFYTYSLSFNGQQHNYSATVAIIMGVITMVVAYAVQLRGMRKGA
- a CDS encoding LacI family DNA-binding transcriptional regulator, whose product is MADVARLAGVSSQTVSRVSNGYAGVNEETRRQVLAAMKELGYRPNSAARALKRGEFRTIGVITFTLSTTGNVRTLEAIATSAAAEGYAVTLLPVAMPTQDEVRGAFSRLEELAVDAVIVIMEVHLLDAATVTLPPHVQVVVVDSDAGDRYTVVDTDQHSGSRIAVRHLLDLGHRTVWHLGGPEGSFAAQRRSDAWRFALEEAGRTVPPLVRGDWSAESGYRVGLELAAQQECTAVFAANDQMALGLLRALHERGRRVPEDVSVIGFDDIPEASSFLPPLTTLHQDFAEVGRLCVQAVLRKMRQVGPERGTTLVPTRLVERASTAGPPDGGGGGG
- a CDS encoding hemerythrin domain-containing protein; its protein translation is MGHGGDVIDELVTDHREVEEIFGRIESLPSGDKDRKVYADQATMELVRHSVAEEAYLYPAVREHLVNGNTMADREIEDHSKAERIMKDLEGCEAGDPEFDRLVTMLMSEIRSHIADEEENLFPQLRVACPADALNDLGDKVRMAKKVAPTRPHPSAPDTPPANKLLAPGAGLVDRLRDALTGRGKHG
- a CDS encoding metallophosphoesterase family protein gives rise to the protein MIRVAAVGDIHMGPDSQGLLRPAFDTLPDCADLLLLAGDLTRHGTPEEARVVAQEVRGLPVPVVAVLGNHDHHDEQPEKVTGILQEAGVTVLEGEGTVLECGGTRVGVAGTKGFGGGFVGRSAGEFGEPLMKEFVRYTRRSADGLRSALEELGKQDCEVRVALTHFSPVADTLAGEPPEIYPFLGSYLLAEAIDTAGADLSVHGHAHAGTEHGMTAGGVRVRNVAQPVIRRAFNVYQLHTS
- a CDS encoding amidohydrolase, with product MSDAVDGTAVDELSARVRKEVARRAELLWEVARELHADPEYAFEEHRAAALLGAELQREGFAVERGVAGLPTAFVARAGARSRPSVALLLEYDALPGLGHACGHNLIAAAGLGAALVARAVLDEDDGTVMAVGTPAEEGGGGKVAEVDAGVFDDVDAALMFHPGVYSWQWAPLTAQAQYRVGFHGRAAHPTGNPTEGIDALAALIQLFNTLAVIGRRLPEGSHVQGIVTDGGRATNIVPEYAEGLFGLRAATTTALEDLAGELLTCAHGVARATGTTASVVRATLRYEHFRDSTVLSGRFARHLERAGLTMTPPAPGVYLGSSDIGNVSGRVPAIHPFVAIMGPDGSDHTPEFAAAAASERGRQVLLAATEALACTALDVLLRPEVRERAWIDHATGLSLG
- a CDS encoding ABC transporter substrate-binding protein, giving the protein MRRTTSRLLRGLALVSALALGATACGSSDDDSSEQKQVSAADIQAALKKGGTVNVWAWEPTLKTVAADFQKKYPKVKINLVSERSGDKHYTALSNAISAGKGVPDVAQVEYFALGQYSLTKGLSDLAPYGAEKLASKYTPGPWNAVSDGDKVYGLPMDSGPMAMFYNKKVFDKYKVAVPTTWDEYLEAARKLHKADPKVYIANDEGDAGFTTSMLWQAGSRPYKVDGTKVSINFDDAGAKKFEAVWQKMIDEKLVAPITGWTDDWYKGLGDGSLATLTTGAWMPANFTTGVPNASGDWRAAPMPAWTKGDKASAENGGSSLTLPTLGKNKELAYAFVEYANSGDGVATRVSEGAFPATKAELESPAFQSKKFEYFGGQEANKIFAESAANVASDWSYLPFQPYANSIFNDTVGKAYVSNTKLADGLKAWQDASIKYGKEQGFTVE
- a CDS encoding carbohydrate ABC transporter permease; the protein is MTTSSVATPAPAKSAPRLRTPRKYSPGRPKRSKLLTALMALMVLYTVVPLIWLLINSTKTQAGLADSNGLWFANDFAFWDNIRDTFTYHDGIFGRWLLNTLLYVVLGAGGATLLAVLGGYALAKFSFPGKRAIFAVVIGAVAVPGTALAVPTFLMFSKMGLTDTPWAVIIPSLVSPFGLYLMWVFAAEAIPTELLEAARMDGAGEVRTFFQVSLPLLAPGIVTVLLFTTVATWNNYFLPLIMLKDPDWYPLTLGLSSWSSQAQTIGGDVIFNLVITGSLLTIVPLIAVFLLLQKYWQSGLAAGSVKE